Proteins from one Sabethes cyaneus chromosome 2, idSabCyanKW18_F2, whole genome shotgun sequence genomic window:
- the LOC128735124 gene encoding transmembrane protease serine 9-like — MVSFVLLCLALTVFVTGQEAPQEERNISQENAIPEMKSKRQAAGPDPGTQLANGGIQNLPPQGAPISNPGQGGMQNIPANWAPNTNPAQGGIQQPPPNWAPNTNPAQGGIQQPPPNWAPNYPQGNYPEAGVGNAQPGLNPRQGGILPGHSPATSNPLQDGYYLPNPSYPNDEGYGIPSLSPVEMQSQCYGSPRIVGGTNSQWEDAPFMVSLRDLPYDKAGDYGNGHFCGGAILTERVVISAASCFQNRLYSNVGVVVGSLHRRKEARGATQLLYVNKLISHSAYSPGNPRNDIGLLILKTNIKFGDYVHTISLPRKSPKQGEKCQIFGWGQISMQVPRYTDCLQKATVEVQKWQECKRQAQEQQFELPTTSLCAGSFDGGADTCVGDSGGALVCRGSLAGITTDRVGCGEPRMAKIYTDVYQQQKWIDKTIQQFGRMYSVKAYGLGKPVKGRKQARGRQDDGAEGGTGRQSCSAALFAIAGLYILL; from the exons ATGGTATCGTTCGTGCTGCTGTGCCTAGCGCTGACCGTATTTGTCACCGGACAGGAAGCGCCCCAAGAAGAACGGAATATTTCGCAAGAAAACGCAATCCCAGAGATGAAATCAAAACGGCAGGCAGCAGGTCCTGATCCAGGTACGCAACTCGCCAACGGCGGCATTCAGAATTTACCGCCGCAAGGAGCCCCGATCTCGAATCCAGGACAGGGTGGCATGCAGAACATTCCGGCGAACTGGGCTCCAAATACGAATCCAGCACAAGGTGGCATTCAACAGCCACCGCCGAACTGGGCTCCAAATACGAATCCAGCACAAGGTGGTATTCAGCAACCACCGCCGAACTGGGCCCCAAACTACCCGCAAGGAAATTATCCTGAGGCAGGAGTCGGCAATGCTCAGCCAGGTTTGAATCCGAGACAGGGTGGCATTCTACCCGGACACTCGCCGGCAACCTCAAATCCTCTACAAGATGGCTATTATCTACCAAACCCATCATACCCGAACGACGAAG GTTACGGAATACCCTCTCTCTCACCTGTTGAAATGCAATCACAGTGTTACGGCAGTCCGCGAATCGTGGGAGGCACAAACAGTCAATGGGAAGATGCTCCATTTATGGTATCACTACGTGACCTTCCTTACGATAAAGCAGGGGACTATGGAAATGGTCATTTCTGCGGTGGAGCAATTCTTACCGAGCGCGTTGTAATTTCCGCAGCCAGCTGTTTCCAGAATCGTCTATATTCGAACGTCGGAGTTGTCGTCGGATCATTACATCGCCGGAAGGAAGCGAGAGGTGCTACTCAACTCCTGTACGTAAATAAACTTATCTCACACTCAGCCTATTCGCCCGGAAACCCTCGGAATGATATTGGACtgttgattttaaaaacgaaCATCAAATTTGGGGACTACGTTCACACTATTTCGTTACCTCGCAAAAGTCCTAAACAGGGAGAAAAATGCCAAATATTCGGCTGGGGGCAAATTTCTATGCAAGTTCCGCGCTATACGGATTGTCTGCAGAAAGCCACTGTGGAGGTGCAAAAATGGCAAGAATGCAAAAGACAAGCCCAGGAGCAGCAGTTTGAGCTACCCACAACATCGCTCTGTGCCGGGTCTTTCGATGGAGGAGCGGACACATGCGTTGGCGACAGCGGCGGTGCTCTCGTTTGCCGCGGCAGCCTTGCTGGCATCACCACCGACAGGGTTGGCTGTGGTGAACCTCGTATGGCCAAGATCTACACGGACGTGTATCAGCAGCAAAAATGGATTGATAAAACCATTCAGCAGTTTGGAA GGATGTATTCAGTCAAGGCATACGGGCTGGGAAAGCCTGTGAAAGGAAGAAAGCAAGCCCGCGGTCGCCAAGATGACGGAGCTGAAGGAGGCACCGGAAGGCAGAGCTGCTCGGCCGCTTTGTTTGCCATCGCTGGGCTGTACATTTTGCTTTGA
- the LOC128737727 gene encoding ficolin-2-like, translated as MGQMESKMMTRLEELMNAMEKKIEQKLGQQLMAQQNKFVGKFDQLNDKITELRKDVAHNSGAYFESCRTVPSEFSNVFMIRPAGVDTQPFMAYCEQDFLGGGWIVFHKRFDGSVNFTRDWDEYREGFGDPLGEHWMGLDKIHKITRSANFELLVVLKDFDGMGKIALYDGFSVDGEGAKYKLRLGRFIHGNAEDSLSASNGTKFSTAEQDNDEHSDSCARFYKSGWWFKSCMNANLNGIYQRYDANNATMNWFGFRKDLQGLKEASMMIREKVGF; from the exons ATGGGTCAAATGGAATCTAA GATGATGACTCGACTTGAGGAGCTCATGAATGCTATGGAAAAGAA AATTGAGCAAAAGTTAGGACAACAATTGATGGCTCAGCAGAATAAATTCGTTGGCAAATTTGATCAACTTAATG ATAAAATCACTGAACTGAGAAAAGACGTCGCACATAACT CTGGCGCCTATTTCGAGTCCTGCCGAACGGTTCCGTCCGAGTTTAGCAACGTGTTCATGATACGCCCGGCGGGCGTTGATACGCAACCATTCATGGCCTATTGTGAGCAGGATTTTCTCGGCGGGGGTTGGATCGTGTTTCACAAACGCTTCGATGGAAGTGTTAATTTCACCCGCGATTGGGACGAGTATCGGGAAGGATTTGGAGATCCACTTGGGGAGCATTGGATGGGACTGGATAAGATTCACAAAATCACTCGTTCTGCGAATTTTGAACTCTTGGTGGTGTTGAAGGATTTCGATGGTATGGGGAAAATCGCTCTGTATGATGGGTTTTCCGTGGACGGGGAAGGAGCGAAGTATAAACTTAGGTTGGGACGTTTCATTCATGGCAATGCAGAAGATTCTTTGTCAGCTAGTAACGGAACAAAGTTTTCAACGGCCGAGCAGGATAACGACGAACACTCAGATTCATGTGCTAGGTTTTATAAgagtggttggtggtttaagaGCTGCATGAACGC GAATCTAAATGGGATCTACCAGCGGTATGACGCTAACAACGCGACGATGAACTGGTTTGGTTTTCGTAAGGATTTGCAAGGACTGAAAGAAGCCTCTATGATGATCCGCGAAAAAGTTGGATTTTAA